The following DNA comes from Macrobrachium rosenbergii isolate ZJJX-2024 chromosome 5, ASM4041242v1, whole genome shotgun sequence.
CTCAAGATCTAAAGACGGTTTTCCTACTGACCAAGTGTGGGAAATTTCCACGCGTAGCCGAACGTTTCCTCTacatttgcttgtttgtttcttGTGCTGGGGTAGAGCAATGACATCCAACGAAAGTTCGATGTAACACACGACTATTTTGTCATCAAGTAATCAATACTCATTATTACTGAatcatatcttttatttaataaaaaaaaatatacagaaaattaataatatacttaTTCCTAATAATTCTCAGAGTATAATTTTTTAGAAATGTGTATCgtcaaaaataagagaaaaaactcAAGAGGAGACGCGTTCAAAGGGTAAAGTTATTAAAAGCTCACAAAAGCAAGGAAAAAGTAAACAGCGTAGGAGGGAGGCCCTATCCAGAACTTGATGCCGCCGCACCCCGGGCTACAAACATCCGCCTTATGCATGCGTCCACTTCTTTTACTtggcttttttctctttcttggctTTTTTCTCTTTcgaacctttctttctttctttcgttgcACCAAATTCTGGCACCTCGAACCTCGTCATTACATCCCAGCTAAACTTTTTTACCCTGTTATAAACTATTGGCACTACACCTAACGGTATTATGTTCTACGGAAACTGTACTTAAAGGGGCTCTGCGGAAAGTTAATCGTAATTAACGTGGGATTTAAGATCATGACACCTTAATGTATTCTTGGCCGTGGAGAACTTGCACTCATTCCACTAACCTAACAGGTAACGTATTCAATATCACctagaaacatttaaaataagaaGCGCAACGTGGAATCTACTGTTAAGTGTTACAGGTGTGGGCGTTCCAAAGCAATAGCATTGTGACGCAAATGGTGACGAGAGAACTGGGTTAGTAAATAAATGCCACGCATCAATGTACACCTGCACTCCTGTGACTAATTAAGCCACAGTACAGCAGTCTTGCACGATGCTCGTGTCGGTGAATGAATTACATATTTAAATACCAGCATACATGTTCTATTAATAGAGAATTACATTGAATTTAGGCCATAACAGTCACAGGACTGCGATAACATCTGTACTGCACACACATTCGTAAAGCTGCGAGTGCTCCTAAGCTTAGAAACCTCTATGATCCGAGAAATATTCATGGTTATTATCACgattttttgttcgttttttcaTCTactaagcagaaaaaaaaacacagacaaaaatatgcatacacacgcgcgcgcgcgcaaaagaACGACTAAATGGGCAATCAGCGTTTCATCGTGAGTTAACAGTATCTTAGAAGTTGAAGCCTAACCTTGTGTTACCGTCACTGTATCATGCCCTCTTACAAATGGAACTGCGAGGACTGCTTCCCCCATGCACATTTAGCATGAGTGTGTAATGAGGCATTGGTGCTCTGGAATCGATGGAAATTCAAGGGCCTAGTCAAAAAACGCGTCATAATATTAAATACTTTACAAAAGCACTGAAATCTTTTCTACATCCCTCTCCTAAAGACTCTAGATTGAGACTGTCAATATCATTAATAGCAAATCTACGTATAATCGCCTTTGGCTCTTCAGTGAACATAGCTGTTTTGTCGAAGCTCTTCGTAAAACTTTCTCTAATAACAgagtattttccatttattgtccACAAGATTTGTGTTTTTCACAACTGATCGATGTCTTTCTATACCCACTTTCATCAAAGAAGCAATCTTCATTCAGTAACGAATAATCAAATGTTGCAAATGTTTGCAGCTTGCCAAAGCAGGGGACcacaatgaaaaatatgcaaatgctcATAAGTAATCCATAGATGATGAATTAAAACCAACATATGTTTACTGTTTTCAAAGCAAAGGACACAAAAACAATGCTGATCAATATTCCGCACAATAATAATTCCTTTCCTTCTCAGATTTCTACGACTTCCGCGAGGTAGAGGACGAGACGGCTGCTATGCTGTTGGCCAAACACATCTGGAGGCTACTGAAGAAAGCCAAACACAGGCTGTATCAGGTTAGTACTGCAGTAGGTCGCTTTCTCTCATCACAAAATTACTAGAAGAAACGGCAACAGGAGCCTGGCTCGGTATCATGATGCTGCGGATATGGGTAGATACATAGGCTACTTTCAATTAACAGTTTTCCGTGAAGCCGTGGAATGCTGTCACATTAATTTTCATGTAGCCAATGCTAAGTATTCCTAGCTGTAGTGACAAAGCATTGCTGTAATCATAAATCCATAAAATTCATTACTACGTAATTTCAGTGGCATTCTCCATAGCAATTATTCAAGGAATGCTTGAACTATATAAAAGATGTCAATTTCTCGGGGAATATTCTACCGAAATGATGGAAAATCTTGAAGGCTCTGCCAATTTCAGTATTCTTAACCACAGATCTTGTAAACTTAAGTAACCTCTCTAATGTTAGCCTCTTGGCACCGCACCGatttatgagaaaatgaaaataaatcttactTGCCGCCAGAACGATGAGTAAAAGTATTCTCACAGGACGCTCCGTGCCAAAATCTTATTGTGATATTGTAggtaaaataatacacacactataattattattattagctgctaCAGTGTCGGcaattttagttgtattcttgactggtcatttatgtaaataataattccACGTAATGCACATACACTGCGTGTAGCGACCGGATTCATATCACCAGTACCAATGTCGCCTAGTACCGCGGACGAGTTCAGTTGCAAGGCTAATGAACTCTGCGACTTTTTGGGATTCGTTCTCATTTCCTTCACAAAAATTTTACTGCGTTTGACACAAGCTCCGCAAAGGCTTGACATTCTACTTCTCCTTCAGATGCCAGGATGCGAGGGAGGAGCCGGAGGCGTCTCGGTGCTCGTGCCTGCAGACTTCCTCAACAGACTTTCGCGTGATGTGGTCAGGATGACGGAAGGAGAAAAACACGGAGTAAGGTTAGTTGGTTTTGTCTTCGTTGCTTTCgacactgcagtttttttttcgtaCAAATATCTCGAAAGTGTTGGCATATATCGTTCAATTTCTTCAATTTGCAGtacattttttaatcattcaatttttttatatatatattttttatatatatatacatatcatatatatatatatatacatatataatatatatatatatatatatatatatatatatatatatatatatatatatatatatatatatatatatatatatatatatatatatatatatatatatatatatatatatatatatatatatatatttatcttcaagtCATCCTCTAATTTCATACAAAATGTCTAGACAGTCCAAACAATACAAACATCTATTCATTCAAGTCATCCTCTAATTCCgtacaaaatatctatacagTCAAAACAATACAAACATCTATTCAttcaacctttactttacttctggACAAAATATCACAACAGCACAGGAAACACTTGATCAGTTTCTTCAGCTTACTAACCCCTTTCTGTACCAAATACCTAAATAGCACAAGGGATTATTCTGAAAATTTTCCCCACCCCTTACTGAAAATGATGACCGATATTTCAGAGGCTGCACTTTGCACATCGATTACGTCGACGGCCAAGAGGTGACTAAGATCGGGAAGATCAAATGCGATCCTCATCTGCCGTCTTCGTCCTTGCTGCACCTGACACTAACGAGATCAACTGAAGGGCCGAGGAACACCAACCCACTCTTGAGGTGAGAGCTGGCGTGTTAGTCATCCCGTCGGGTGCTCAGAAACAGTCACTTAGATGTTGATGTTTTTTAATGCTGACCCTCTTCCTTCTAGTGTAACTTACTCAGGGGTAGGAATGTTAAAGTAGATTTTTCCCTGATTTCAGTT
Coding sequences within:
- the LOC136838873 gene encoding protein charybde-like, whose amino-acid sequence is MLSILRPNTYKAPLALLSRDFYDFREVEDETAAMLLAKHIWRLLKKAKHRLYQMPGCEGGAGGVSVLVPADFLNRLSRDVVRMTEGEKHGVRGCTLHIDYVDGQEVTKIGKIKCDPHLPSSSLLHLTLTRSTEGPRNTNPLLRILGYGNDNVIYISPGYTLEKKRVRENN